One stretch of Anguilla anguilla isolate fAngAng1 chromosome 5, fAngAng1.pri, whole genome shotgun sequence DNA includes these proteins:
- the lap3 gene encoding cytosol aminopeptidase encodes MMLPFRKLLLPLVSRPSCRPFSVSQNYWHAKKGLVLGVYEKEKDDESLRFTEAAESFDRSLSGKLRELLSISGPALKKGKSRVFYGVHQDFSSIVVVGLGKHSAEVCGKENWDSCKENIRAAVSVGCRLLQDLELGEVEVDPCGDAQAAAEGAVLGLFQYDEFKQKKKTPVKTQLHGSSSTAAWQRGVLYAEGQNLARRLMEAPANHVTPTFFADCIQQELSPFSDKVAVHKRQQSWIEEQKMGAFLSVSKGSEEPPVFLELHYKGSLESGQPPLVLVGKGITFDSGGISLKPSSGMDAMRADMGGAATVCSAVVTAAALKLPINIIGLAPLCENMPSGKANKPGDVVRAKNGKTIQVDNTDAEGRLILADALCYAHSFNPKAIINAATLTGAMDVALGSAATGVFTNSDWLWSRLHKASIVTGDRVWRMPLFQHYTRQVTDCQLADLNNIGKYSRSGGACTAAAFLGEFVTAPHWAHLDIAGVMSNKDEVPYLRKGMSGRPTRTLVEFAAGLSAES; translated from the exons ATGATGCTTCCGTTTAGAAAATTACTATTACCTTTGGTTAGTAGACCAAGCTGTAGACCATTTTCAGTATCCCAAAACTACTGGCATGCCAAAAAA GGCTTGGTACTTGGTGTGTACGAGAAAGAAAAGGACGATGAGAGCCTGCGTTTCACGGAGGCGGCGGAGAGTTTTGACCGCTCACTGTCAGGAAAGCTACGCGAGCTGTTGTCAAT ATCTGGACCAGCGCTGAAAAAGGGGAAAAGCCGGGTATTTTATGGTGTACATCAG GATTTTTCCAGCATTGTTGTTGTCGGTCTTGGTAAACATTCAGCAGAGGTTTGTGGCAAAGAGAACTGGGACAGTTGCAAAGAAAATATTCGAGCTGCTGTTTCAG tgggcTGCAGActgctgcaggacctggagctgggggaggtggaggtggaccCCTGTGGCGACGCCCAGGCTGCGGCGGAAGGGGCGGTCCTGGGGCTCTTCCAGTACGACGAGTtcaagcagaagaagaagacgcCCGTCAAAACTCAGCTGCACGGCAG CTCCAGTACCGCAGCTTGGCAGAGGGGCGTCCTGTACGCGGAAGGACAGAATCTGGCCCGTCGCTTGATGGAAGCACCAGCCAATCACGTCACCCCAACGTTTTTTGCGGACTGCATACAACAGGAACTTTCACCGTTCTCCGACAAAGTTGCTGTCCATAAAAG ACAGCAGTCCTGGATAGAGGAGCAGAAGATGGGGGCATTCTTAAGTGTCTCAAAAGGCTCAGAGGAGCCCCCTGTCTTCCTGGAGCTGCACTACAAGGGAAGCCTGGAATCCGGTCAGCCGCCACTGGTACTAGTCGGGAAAGGAATTACTTTTGACAG cGGTGGGATTTCGCTGAAGCCCTCCTCAGGAATGGACGCCATGAGGGCGGATATGGGCGGGGCCGCGACCGTCTGCTCCGCCGTCGTCACCGCGGCGGCCCTGAAACTTCCCATCAACATCATCG GTCTGGCGCCTCTGTGTGAAAACATGCCCAGTGGGAAAGCTAATAAGCCTGGTGACGTTGTCAGGGCGAAAAACGGAAAAACCATCCAG GTGGATAACACAGACGCAGAAGGCAGACTCATACTGGCCGACGCCCTCTGCTACGCCCACAGCTTCAACCCCAAAGCGATCATCAACGCTGCCACTTTAACGG GTGCGATGGATGTAGCTTTAGGATCTGCTGCTACGGGAGTATTCACCAATTCCGATTGGCTGTGGAGTCGCCTGCATAAG GCGAGCATCGTGACTGGCGATCGAGTCTGGCGAATGCCCCTGTTCCAGCATTACACCCGACAGGTCACTGACTGCCAGCTGGCTGACCTCAACAACATTGGGAAATACAGCCG GTCTGGAGGTGCATGCACTGCAGCGGCGTTTCTGGGTGAGTTTGTGACGGCCCCACACTGGGCGCACCTGGACATCGCCGGGGTGATGTCAAACAAAGACGAGGTCCCGTACCTGCGCAAGGGCATGTCAGGCCGACCCACACGGACCCTGGTGGAGTTCGCCGCTGGCCTCAGTGCAGAATCCTGA
- the clrn2 gene encoding clarin-2 — protein sequence MPGIWKKITFSLASVLSIASIVLIVVALSTEKWVTGKILCKTGAELVNASDPELVKFVGDVYFGLFKGGRIWKCGLGSRRSKIYIFPKLVRRLNGGLHVIIILFLFVAIGFASVSLAFCIYNARKVPYQSIKGPPGLYLWNFIAGLFGAFAIVCFVAATKHHRLTERVANFREEIFQFIVLEEDYDFSFWLCVASAATHGANFIVVTMSRIHLPKIQTKKPEEPTARAEDLLY from the exons ATGCCTGGGATCTGGAAGAAGATTACTTTTTCCTTGGCTTCCGTGCTCAGCATCGCGTCTATTGTCCTGATCGTGGTGGCTCTCTCTACGGAGAAGTGGGTGACTGGAAAGATCCTGTGCAAAACTGGAGCAGAGCTGGTGAACGCCTCAGATCCGGAGCTGGTGAAATTCGTCGGGGATGTTTACTTTGGACTTTTCAAAGGTGGAAGAATCTGGAAATGTGGCCTGGGAAGCCGACGGTCCAAGATCTACA ttttccccAAACTCGTGAGGAGGCTGAACGGCGGACTTCACGTGATCATCATCTTGTTCCTCTTCGTCGCCATAGGGTTTGCTTCAGTCAGTCTGGCATTCTGCATTTACAATGCGAGAAAAGTTCCATACCAGTCAATAAAAGGCCCACCGGGACTATACTTATGGAACTTCATTGCAG GTCTCTTTGGAGCGTTCGCCATCGTCTGCTTTGTCGCGGCCACGAAGCACCACCGACTCACTGAGAGGGTGGCCAACTTCAGGGAGGAAATCTTCCAGTTCATCGTCCTGGAGGAAGACTACGACTTCTCCTTCTGGCTGTGCGTGGCAAGCGCGGCGACGCACGGGGCAAACTTCATCGTCGTGACCATGAGCAGGATCCACCTTCCGAAAATACAGACCAAGAAGCCAGAGGAACCGACAGCCAGAGCAGAAGACCTCCTGTACTGA
- the LOC118226813 gene encoding dihydropteridine reductase-like: MAGAEVQRVIIYGGRGALGSRCVEFFKSKSWWVACIDLSANEEANANVIVKQSESFTEQADQVTADVSQLLGGEKVDAILCVAGGWAGGSAKAKALYKNADLMWKQSVWTSTISSHLATKHLKDGGLLTLAGAKAALAGTPGMLGYGMAKAAVHQLCQSLAGEKSGLPPRASAVAILPETLDTPMNRKSMPDADFGSWTPLDFVAETFLKWTTGVDRPVSGSLVQLMTSGGQTEAKVVQQ, translated from the exons ATGGCAGGTGCTGAAGTGCAGCGGGTTATTATTTACGGGGGGAGAGGTGCCCTCGGTTCCAGATGTGTCGAGTTCTTCAAGTCAAAAAGCTGG TGGGTTGCCTGTATTGACCTGAGCGCTAACGAAGAGGCGAACGCGAACGTGATTGTCAAACAATCCGAGTCATTTACGGAACAGGCGGACCAG GTGACTGCAGATGTGTCCCAGTTGCTTGGAGGTGAGAAAGTGGACGCGATCCTATGTGTTGCCGGAGGATGGGCTGGCGGCAGCGCCAAGGCTAAGG CTCTGTACAAAAATGCCGATCTGATGTGGAAGCAAAGCGTGTGGACGTCCACCATCTCCAGCCATCTGGCCACCAAGCACCTGAAAGACGGGGGTTTGCTGACCTTAGCGGGAGCAAAAGCAGCACTGGCTGGCACTCCAG gcatgctgggatatggcATGGCTAAGGCTGCCGTGCACCAGCTGTGCCAGAGTCTCGCCGGGGAGAAGAGTGGCCTCCCGCCGCGCGCCAGTGCTGTCGCCATCCTGCC TGAGACCTTGGATACGCCCATGAACAGAAAATCAATGCCTGATGCGGACTTTGGTTCCTGGACACCACTGGATTTTGTGGCAGA aaccttcctcAAATGGACAACAGGAGTGGACCGCCCGGTGTCGGGGAGCCTGGTGCAGCTCATGACGTCTGGGGGCCAGACTGAGGCCAAGGTCGTGCAGCAGTGA